The Porphyrobacter sp. LM 6 sequence CTGCCTGCAAGCTGTCAGCTATGCCGTCTTCGCGCCCGGCGATATCTACGGCTCGGCGATGGCTGCCGCGATCCCCGTGATCAAGGAAAACGCCGAGAACCTGCGCGCCGAGATCGAAACCGAACTCGAGCACGAGGGCGTGTCGTGGGACTGGCGGTTTGTCTACGGGATGGCCGCGCAGCGCTTGCTCGAATATTCGCCGCTGGCCGATATCGTGATTGTCGGTCCCGCCGCGAGCGGCGAGAGCGAGCATGGGCCCTCGGCGCTGGTCGGCGATCTGGTGCTCAAATCGCGGGCGCCGGTGCTGGTGGTGCCGGCTGAAGCCACCGGGTTCGATGTGAGCGCGCCGGCGCTGATCGCCTGGAACGGCTCGTCCGAGGCGTGCCATGCGGTGCGCGGCGCCGTTCCGCTGCTGGCATGTTCGTGCAAGGTGACGCTCGCCAGTATCGCCGAGGAGCAGGACAAGCCCCGCTTCGACCTGCCTTCGACCGAAGGCGCGCGTTATCTCAGCCGCCACGGGATCGCCTGCGAGCTGGTCGAAATCCCGCGCGGCGAAGCGAAGATCGCGGACACGCTCGTATCAGCGGCGCAGGTGCGCGATTGCG is a genomic window containing:
- a CDS encoding universal stress protein, with translation MKSILLHVDHDRGFKARLQVALDIARANNGHITCLQAVSYAVFAPGDIYGSAMAAAIPVIKENAENLRAEIETELEHEGVSWDWRFVYGMAAQRLLEYSPLADIVIVGPAASGESEHGPSALVGDLVLKSRAPVLVVPAEATGFDVSAPALIAWNGSSEACHAVRGAVPLLACSCKVTLASIAEEQDKPRFDLPSTEGARYLSRHGIACELVEIPRGEAKIADTLVSAAQVRDCGLMVMGAFGHTRLTELLFGGVTRQMLTEPPLPILLAH